From a single Clostridium isatidis genomic region:
- a CDS encoding formate/nitrite transporter family protein, which yields MSTKNYLTPSEITEATIETAIKKTKNSKINMLILGILAGAFIAFAAEGSNMASFNLIAKAETYGLGKVLAGAIFGTGLMLVLIAGGELFTGNTLIIAGVLDKKVSLKSMLKNWFFVYLGNFIGSILIAYMMNKSGLFTSGDNMLGAVTIKIAAYKVGLTFTEGLFLGIMCNWLVCLAVWMSYGAKDMAGKILAIFFPIWLFITSGFEHSIANMYYIPAGIMAKGNIALTEAASLLGVTAEKLNHLNWGTFLTANLIPVTLGNIIGGGIFVGAVYWYLYIKNGKRLKGKLKINNASDNIAA from the coding sequence ATGAGTACAAAAAATTATTTAACACCATCAGAAATAACTGAAGCAACAATAGAAACAGCTATTAAAAAAACAAAAAATTCTAAGATAAATATGCTTATTCTTGGAATTTTAGCAGGAGCCTTTATAGCTTTTGCGGCAGAAGGTTCTAATATGGCTTCTTTTAATCTTATTGCTAAGGCCGAGACTTATGGTTTAGGCAAAGTTCTTGCAGGAGCAATTTTTGGAACTGGACTTATGCTGGTATTAATAGCAGGGGGAGAGCTTTTTACAGGAAATACATTGATTATTGCAGGAGTATTAGATAAGAAAGTCAGTCTAAAATCCATGTTAAAAAATTGGTTCTTTGTTTATCTTGGAAATTTTATTGGTTCTATTTTAATAGCATATATGATGAATAAGTCTGGGCTTTTTACTAGTGGAGATAATATGCTTGGAGCAGTGACAATTAAAATTGCAGCTTATAAAGTTGGATTAACATTTACTGAAGGCTTATTTTTAGGAATTATGTGCAACTGGCTTGTATGTTTGGCTGTATGGATGTCCTATGGAGCTAAAGATATGGCTGGAAAAATATTGGCTATATTCTTTCCTATATGGCTTTTTATAACTTCAGGCTTTGAGCATAGCATAGCTAATATGTATTATATTCCTGCAGGCATTATGGCTAAAGGAAATATAGCTTTAACAGAGGCTGCTTCCCTTTTAGGAGTAACAGCAGAAAAGCTAAATCATTTAAATTGGGGGACTTTTTTAACTGCCAATTTAATTCCTGTAACTTTAGGAAATATAATCGGGGGAGGCATTTTTGTAGGAGCAGTTTACTGGTATTTATATATTAAAAATGGCAAAAGATTAAAGGGAAAGCTTAAAATAAATAATGCTTCAGATAATATTGCTGCATAA
- a CDS encoding ABC transporter permease yields the protein MKEFKILKFLDKYKGLYEKFGVDYEKMRLILKIKLTMDERRVPTIMQNNNVKKEEKNIFFKSLFFYAFMGLFIGVLTFFPINKMYVYTMVFAMFMFIILTVFISDFSSVLLDLRDKNLIATRGVSDKTINAAKITHICYYVISIALSIGWLAIIGSFKSGILTGIVFLLELIVISIFMIVITALLYFLVLRFFNGEMVKDIINYVQIILSIFMAVGYQFVGRVFELVDLNIVYKEKIWHLFFPPIWFSALINLIEAGNLSTLRTLLIANACLIPAISIIIYIRKSSKFEVYLAKLNNNDSKEKEKKKSILFKLGKLFCKSNSELACYSLTSSIMKREREFKLKVYPSLGFTIVFPLLFMLIFSQGDMKEIRFYDFNIIAYLNIYLFALMIPSIMIMLQYSQFYKAAWIYKSTPLIDKGDIFKGCYKAFLFNLLMPIYLIESIIFILLFKTKVIIHLLITLLFIAALIPMTHKINKFTVPFSQEFNVVNRSSSILNVFLGIFLVGAGAIIHGIFAMKTVLIIMYGIVLIALNFFVWRSLKGNFN from the coding sequence ATGAAGGAATTTAAGATATTAAAATTTCTAGATAAATATAAAGGCTTATATGAGAAATTTGGTGTTGATTATGAGAAGATGAGGTTAATACTGAAAATTAAACTAACAATGGATGAAAGACGAGTACCTACCATTATGCAGAATAATAATGTAAAAAAAGAAGAGAAGAACATTTTCTTTAAAAGCTTATTTTTTTATGCTTTTATGGGATTATTTATTGGAGTATTAACATTTTTTCCTATAAATAAGATGTATGTATATACTATGGTATTTGCAATGTTTATGTTTATAATTTTAACAGTATTTATTTCAGATTTCTCTTCAGTATTGTTAGATCTAAGAGATAAAAATTTAATTGCAACAAGGGGAGTAAGTGATAAAACTATAAATGCAGCAAAGATAACTCATATTTGTTATTATGTTATTTCAATTGCCTTATCTATAGGATGGCTTGCGATTATAGGTTCTTTTAAATCTGGTATTTTAACTGGTATTGTATTTTTGCTAGAACTAATAGTTATAAGCATTTTTATGATAGTAATTACTGCTTTATTATATTTTTTAGTTTTAAGATTTTTTAATGGTGAAATGGTAAAAGATATTATAAATTATGTACAGATAATCCTTTCAATATTTATGGCAGTAGGCTATCAGTTTGTTGGAAGAGTTTTTGAACTAGTAGATTTAAATATTGTTTACAAAGAAAAAATATGGCATTTATTTTTTCCACCAATATGGTTTTCAGCACTAATAAATTTAATTGAAGCTGGAAATTTATCAACACTTAGAACTTTACTAATAGCAAATGCTTGTCTAATACCAGCAATATCAATAATAATTTATATTAGGAAAAGCAGTAAATTTGAAGTATATTTAGCAAAACTAAATAACAATGATTCTAAGGAAAAAGAAAAGAAAAAGAGTATATTATTTAAATTAGGAAAGTTATTTTGCAAAAGTAACAGTGAGTTGGCTTGTTATTCATTAACAAGTTCCATAATGAAGAGAGAAAGGGAATTTAAATTAAAAGTTTATCCAAGTTTAGGATTTACAATTGTATTTCCCCTTCTTTTTATGTTAATATTTTCACAAGGGGATATGAAGGAAATCAGGTTTTACGACTTTAATATTATTGCATATTTAAATATATATCTTTTTGCCTTAATGATACCAAGTATTATGATTATGCTACAGTATTCACAATTTTATAAGGCTGCTTGGATATATAAGTCAACCCCTTTAATAGATAAAGGAGATATATTTAAGGGATGCTATAAAGCTTTCTTATTTAATTTATTAATGCCTATATATTTAATTGAAAGTATTATATTTATTTTATTATTTAAAACTAAGGTAATAATTCATTTGCTTATAACTTTATTGTTTATAGCAGCATTAATTCCTATGACTCATAAAATAAATAAATTTACCGTACCTTTTTCACAGGAGTTTAATGTGGTAAATAGAAGTTCAAGTATATTAAATGTATTTTTAGGAATTTTTTTAGTTGGTGCTGGAGCAATTATTCATGGTATTTTTGCTATGAAAACAGTGCTAATTATAATGTATGGAATAGTTTTGATAGCTTTAAACTTCTTTGTGTGGAGAAGTTTAAAGGGTAATTTTAATTAA
- a CDS encoding ABC transporter ATP-binding protein, translated as MENKVLEIRALRKSFGEKEVLKGIDLEVNKGEIIGYIGPNGAGKSTTVKIILGLIDYSDGDVLIFGKNIKDGNGEYKRRIGYVPEIADLYESLTAKEYLTFVGELYGLSEEASYKKAEALMDLLGIGDCMHTRLSACSKGMKQKIVLISSLLHNPDILFLDEPLSGLDANSVMIVKELLASLAAEGKTIFYSSHIMEVVEKISHKIVLINNGTIVANGSFNELKETCKEGSLEEIFNQLTGFDKHKEIAETMVSIINEV; from the coding sequence ATGGAGAATAAAGTATTAGAAATAAGAGCTTTGAGAAAAAGCTTTGGTGAAAAGGAAGTACTTAAGGGAATAGATCTAGAAGTAAATAAGGGAGAAATTATAGGCTATATTGGACCAAATGGGGCAGGAAAAAGTACAACCGTTAAAATTATATTGGGGTTAATCGATTATAGTGATGGGGATGTACTTATATTTGGGAAAAATATAAAGGATGGTAATGGAGAATATAAAAGGCGTATAGGATATGTTCCAGAAATAGCAGATCTTTATGAAAGCTTGACAGCTAAGGAATATTTAACCTTTGTTGGAGAGTTATATGGATTAAGTGAAGAAGCAAGTTATAAAAAGGCAGAAGCTTTAATGGATTTACTAGGTATTGGTGACTGCATGCATACAAGATTATCAGCCTGTTCTAAAGGAATGAAGCAGAAAATTGTTTTGATTTCTAGTCTATTACATAATCCAGATATTTTATTTTTAGACGAGCCTTTAAGCGGATTAGATGCAAATAGTGTAATGATAGTTAAGGAATTATTAGCTTCTCTTGCAGCAGAAGGAAAGACAATTTTCTATTCATCTCATATTATGGAGGTTGTTGAAAAAATAAGTCATAAGATTGTTTTAATTAATAATGGAACTATAGTAGCTAATGGAAGTTTTAATGAGTTAAAAGAAACCTGTAAGGAAGGTTCTCTTGAAGAGATATTTAATCAATTAACTGGTTTTGATAAGCATAAGGAAATTGCAGAAACTATGGTATCAATTATTAATGAGGTGTAA
- a CDS encoding ABC transporter ATP-binding protein: MESNLINKDEEVIRRSKTEIVLKLLEYLKPYKLKSFIVILLMIIVMICGIINPLLLEIAIDNYVVNKNVEGLMIIGAALVIINLIAWILSKIRWTMITSVTNNILVNIRHQLYSHIQTLSFDFFDSRPVGKILARVVGDVNALKNLFSQSIQSFIPQLLNLVCVAVIMFILNFKLALACTILLPILGIAMFYIEIHSRRRWEVYRNKRSNLNGFTHEDFSGIKVVQGFAREKETEKNFKAMVKELGDAFIKAVKLNDFFWPLVELSWGAGTLVVFFVGYKLITNNEIKIGTLIAFLMYVGMFWRPIMNLSNFYNTLITNFSAADRIFDILDVKPVIKNSKNAKNIGKIHGTVEFKNVSFSYDDNTEVLKNVSFKVNKGERIALVGPTGAGKSTIISLLSRFYDPTSGEILIDGKNIKYVDLESLRSQMGIMLQDTFLFSTTIMENIRYGRLDASDEEVIAAAKAVNAHDFIMKLEKGYHTEVNERGSRLSLGQRQLVSFARALLANPRILILDEATSNIDTETEKLVQSGIEKLLYSRTSFVVAHRLSTIRDCDKIMVIDNGRIAELGNHDELIRKKGIYYDLYMTQYKFLNE, encoded by the coding sequence TTGGAGAGTAATTTAATAAATAAAGACGAAGAAGTAATTAGAAGAAGTAAAACTGAAATAGTCCTAAAGTTATTAGAGTACCTTAAACCCTATAAGTTAAAATCCTTTATAGTAATTTTATTAATGATTATTGTTATGATATGTGGGATAATAAATCCTTTATTATTAGAAATAGCAATAGATAATTATGTGGTTAATAAAAATGTAGAAGGTTTAATGATAATAGGAGCAGCTTTAGTAATTATAAACTTAATTGCATGGATTTTATCAAAGATAAGATGGACTATGATAACTTCAGTAACTAACAATATTTTAGTAAATATAAGACATCAATTATATAGTCATATTCAAACCTTATCCTTTGATTTCTTTGACAGCAGGCCGGTAGGGAAAATACTTGCAAGGGTAGTTGGAGATGTTAATGCTTTAAAGAATTTATTTTCTCAAAGTATTCAATCCTTTATTCCCCAGTTATTAAATCTTGTATGTGTAGCTGTTATAATGTTTATTCTTAATTTTAAACTAGCATTGGCCTGCACTATATTATTGCCTATATTAGGGATTGCTATGTTTTATATTGAAATTCATTCAAGAAGAAGATGGGAAGTTTATAGAAATAAAAGATCTAACTTAAATGGTTTTACTCATGAAGACTTTTCAGGAATAAAAGTTGTACAAGGCTTTGCAAGAGAAAAGGAGACAGAGAAAAATTTTAAGGCAATGGTTAAGGAATTAGGTGATGCCTTTATCAAGGCAGTAAAGTTAAATGACTTCTTTTGGCCTCTTGTTGAGTTATCCTGGGGTGCTGGAACTTTAGTAGTTTTCTTTGTAGGTTATAAGCTAATAACGAATAATGAAATAAAAATTGGTACCCTAATAGCCTTTTTAATGTATGTAGGAATGTTCTGGAGACCTATAATGAATCTTTCTAATTTCTATAATACTTTAATTACAAATTTTTCAGCAGCAGATAGAATATTTGATATTTTAGATGTAAAACCAGTTATTAAAAATTCAAAGAACGCAAAGAACATTGGAAAAATTCATGGAACTGTAGAATTTAAAAATGTAAGTTTTTCTTATGATGATAATACTGAAGTTCTTAAAAATGTAAGTTTTAAGGTTAATAAGGGGGAAAGAATAGCCTTAGTTGGACCAACAGGGGCTGGTAAGAGTACTATTATTTCTTTATTAAGCAGATTTTATGATCCAACTTCAGGAGAAATTCTTATAGATGGGAAAAATATTAAGTATGTTGATTTAGAATCATTAAGAAGCCAAATGGGAATAATGCTTCAAGATACCTTTTTATTTTCTACTACAATTATGGAAAATATAAGATATGGAAGATTAGATGCCAGTGATGAAGAAGTTATAGCTGCAGCGAAAGCAGTTAATGCCCATGACTTTATTATGAAGTTAGAAAAAGGATATCATACTGAAGTAAATGAAAGAGGATCCAGATTATCCTTAGGACAAAGGCAGTTAGTATCCTTTGCAAGGGCATTACTTGCAAATCCAAGAATTTTAATATTAGATGAAGCTACATCTAATATAGATACTGAAACAGAAAAATTAGTTCAAAGTGGTATAGAAAAACTCCTTTATTCAAGAACTTCCTTTGTTGTAGCCCATAGATTATCAACAATTAGAGATTGTGATAAGATTATGGTTATAGATAATGGTAGAATAGCAGAATTAGGAAATCATGATGAGCTAATAAGGAAAAAAGGAATTTATTATGATCTATATATGACCCAATATAAGTTTTTAAATGAATAA